Sequence from the Mycobacterium florentinum genome:
CGCCGAGCTGCGCCGCCCGTCGGGCGAAGCGATCTATCAGGACAACGACGTAGTCTCCGTCGACGACGAATTATCGGACGGGCCAGACAAATTGGTGAAAATCACCCGGCGAGACTCCCCCACTGTCGTGTCGACCATGTTCTTCGACCTGAACTCCAAATCCATCATCAAGGTCGGCGACTCCGACCGGATCTCCGGCGGCGGGTTGGCCGCGACACTGTCGGACGGAAGCCTGTTCGTCGACGGTCGCGACTCGGCCGACTCGCAATTCGGCTTCGGGGTGTGGAACCTGCGCACCCGGCACTGGGACCTGCTGAAGAACCGAGACGACGCCAAGAAGATGCCGATCGCCAAAATGGCATTCTTCGGTGGCCACCTCTACATCACGAACATCGGCGGAACGTACTCGGTGCTCGCCCTGCCCGCTCCCGACCCGGTCGCGACGAACTGGTCCATCCGGCCCTTCGAGCGGATATCGGGATGGACGCTGGTCTGCCGCGGTGAGACCACCGCGGGCGCAGAGTGCAAGGAAATCGTCATGGTGCAAGACCAGGAAGGCCACTATCCCGGCCCCTGGTTCTAACCCTGCGGCCGGCCCTTCTCGTAGGCCGTCGTCAACCAGAACACCGCGCGCTCCAGGCCGGGCACGATCTCCGAGACGTCGATTTCTCCCTGCGTGTACCGGCCCAGGAAGCCGAATACCACGCCGGTGAGGATCAGTTCGAGATCGCTGGCGAAACTCTGATCGACTTGCGCCAGAACAGCTTTGGCGACGGGGACCACCGCGTCGACGCCGCGCTCGATGAGTCGCTCCCCGCCGGGCCCCGACCTGGCGCGAAAGTAGGATTTCAGCATCTGTGGGTGTTGCTCCCACGGCTCGAAAATGGTCCGCAGCATGTGCATCAGACCCGCGTACAGGGATTCACCGGAAGCAGCGATCGCCTCCGGCTCCAGCAGCTTCGCATAGCGGTTGGTGTCCATCCACCATTCGAGCGCGGCGACGATGAGTTCATCCCGGGTGCCGAAACGCTTGTAAATCGTCGCGAGCGACACCCGTGCCCGCCGCGCGACTTCGCGAAGCGCGACGGCGTCATAGCCCTCGGTGTCGAGTAACTCGACCACGATTCCGATGATCGGGTCGACCGTCTCGCCGGAGTCGACAGTTCCCGCGGACATCGCCCGGGAACCCCTGTTGCCTGCCACGGTAACCATGTTACTCTGGCTGTCCAGTAACCGGGTTACCGGCGATCTAACAGCACTGACGCCGTAATCAAAGTGAGGAAATGTGGGCAAGCTGGACGGCCAAGTCGCCTTTATCTCCGGAGTCGCCCGCGGCCAGGGACGCAGTCATGCGATCCGGCTGGCCCGCGATGGCGCCGACATCATCGGCATCGACATCTGCGCGGACATCCCGGCGAACCATTACCCGATGGCATCGCGCAAAGAACTCGACGAAACGATCGCGCTGGTCGAACAGGTCGGCGGCAAGATGGTCGGCACCGTCGCGGACGTGCGCGACTTCTATCAGGTCAAGTCCGCAATGGATGCCGGTGTCGCGCATTTCGGCCGCCTGGACATCGTGTTGGCCAACGCCGGAATCGCGCCGGTGGCCTTCCGCGAGTTGAGCATCGAAGAAGAACTCGCTCAGTGGCGCGCGGCCGTCGGGGTCAATCTCGACGGCTCCTACCACGTCGCGTGGGCCGCGATCCCCCATCTGCTGTCCGGCAATCGGGGCGGATCGATCGTGTTCACCAGTTCGACCGCCGGACTGAAGGGATTCGGTGGCGTGCACGGTGGCGGCCTCGGCTATGCGGCATCCAAGCACGGCATCGTCGGGCTGATGCGCACCCTCGCCAATGCGCTTGCGCCGGCTAACATTCGGGTCAACACCGTGCATCCCACCGCGGTCAGCACCATGATGGCGATCAATCCGGCGATGACGGAATTCCTCGAAAACTATCCCGGGGGCGGACCACATCTGCAGAACCCGCTGCCGGTCGAGATGCTCGAGCCCGAAGACATCAGTGCCGCCATCGCTTTCCTGGTCTCCGACGAGGCCAAGTACGTGACGGGTGTGACGTTTCCCGTCGACGCCGGCTTCTGCAACAAACTGTGAACAGCGACAGCGGGTCGACGGGGCGTGCGGCGGGCAAGCGCGTCCTGATCACCGGGGCCGCACGGGGATTGGGCCGCAGTCATGCCGTGCGCCTGGCCGAGGAAGGCGCCGACCTCGTCCTGGTGGATATCTGCGCACCCCTAGGGGGGCTGGACTATCCATTGGCGACCGAAGAAGACCTGGCGGAGACCGCGCGACTGGTCCGTGAACGCGGCCGGACGGCTCTCACCTATGTGACCGACGTCCGTGACGACGACGCGCTGAAATCGGTTGCGGACGAGGCGGTCTCCCAGCTGGGCGGGCTCGACGCGGCGGTCGCCAACGCCGGAGTCCTGACCACCGGCACCTGGGACACCACGACGGCCGAGCAGTGGCGCCTGGTGACGGATGTCAATCTGATCGGCGTGTGGAACACCTGCGCCGCTGCGATTCCGCATCTGGTCGAGCGCGGCGGCAGCCTGGTCAACATCAGTTCGTCGGCGGGTATCAAGGGCACCCCGCTGCATCTGCCGTATACAGCCGCCAAGCACGGCATTGTGGGCATGAGCTTGGCGCTCGCCAACGAGCTTGCCGCGCAGAATATTCGAGTCAACACGGTGCATCCGACCGGTGTGGCGACCGGAATGGCACCGGCATCCCTGCACCAACACATCGAGGCGCGACCCGATCTGGTGCCCATCTTCCTCAACGCACTGCCGGCGCCGCTCATCGAAGCATCCGACGTCAGCAACGCCGTGCTCTTCCTGGTATCGGATGAATCGCGATATGTCACCGGACTCGAATTCAAAGTCGATGCCGGCGTGACGATTCGGTAGGAGTCGCGATGGAAACCACACGTCGAGAGCGGGGCCTGCGCCAGTATGCCGAGGTGATGACGGTCGAGCCGCCCGAGGGCGCCAACGACGCGTTTGCGAGCGGACTGATCGACTTTGTCTTCGCCGAGGTCTGGTCGCGGCCCACACTCAGCCGTCGGGACCGTAGGTTCGTCACCCTGGCCTGTGTGGCCGCCGCCGACGCCATCGCGCCGCTCGAGCAACACGTCTACGCGGCGCTGCGCAGCGGTGACATCACGATCACCGAGATGCGGGAGACCGTACTGCATTTCGCCGTCTACGCGGGCTGGCCCAAGGCGTCGAGATTCAACATCGTGGTGGACCAACAGTGGTTCGCCCTGATGGCCGAGCGCGGCCAGCAACCACCGCCCGCCGAGGAATTGCTGCCCTTGGTCACCGAAAGCGATCCGGAGCAACGGCTGCTGGGTGGCGAAAGCTCGTTCAGGGACATCAACTGCATACCGTTCGCGCCACCGCGGGACAATCCGTACACGGGCGCAGGCATCCTGAACTTCGTCTTCGGCGAGATGTGGCTTCGGCCCGGGCTTGGCATGAAGGAACGGCGCCTGATCACCGTCGCCTGCGTCGCATTCCAGGACGCCGAGATCCCGATCATGTCCCACGTCTATGCGGCGCTCAAGAGCGGGGACGTTTCGTTCGAGGAAATGGACGAACTGGCACTGCAATTCGCGGCATATTACGGCTGCGCGAAGGCCGACTACCTGCACCAAGTGATCGGGGAGCAGACGCAACGGGTGTTGGCCGAAAGCGAAGCATCAGGATGACGACGACCGACCCGGTGCACGCGGGCGCGCTGCTCATCGGCGGCGAACGCCTCACCGCGGCATCGGGTGGCAAGCGCTGAGCACGATGGGCGTATGGGAAATGCCATTATCAAAAAGGTGATAGTGCTTCTCTACAGGCGAGAGTACGTTATCGATGTATGAAAACCGTGCGCAGTTTCTGCCGCATATGCACGTCTGTGTGCGGCATTCTCGTCGACGTCGAAGGCGATGAGGTCCTCCGCGTTCGCGGCGACCAGGACCACCCGTTTTCCCACGGTTACTGCTGCCCGAAGGGCCGGGCACTGCCCCAGCTGCATCACCATCCGGACCGGCTCGAACGGCCGCGGATCCGGGTGGACGGCCGGCTGCAGGACACCACCTGGGACACCTGCCTCGACGACCTGGGCACCCGGCTGAAGGACATCATCGACCGCCACGGTCCGGAATCGGTCGGCTTCTACTTCAGCACCATGGAGAGCGCCGGCTTCCGAATGGCCGAAGCCCTACACGCCGCGATCGGCACACCGGCGAAATTCAGCCCGCTGACCATTGACGGCACCGCCAAGCCTCTGGTCTCCGATTTGGTAGGCGGATTCATGGGCCTGTCCGGCCGAACCGATTTGGACAGTTGCGATTTTCTGCTGCTCGTCGGCGTCAACCCGGTGGTCTCGCATGGCCATGCGATCTCGATGCCCAACCCGACCGGCACGGTGCGCGACATCGCCAGGCGCGGGCAGGTGTGGGTGATCGACCCGCGGCGCACCGAGACCGCGCGACTGGCCACCGGCCATCTGGCGGCGCGCCCCAGCACCGACCACGCGGTGCTGGCCTACCTGGTGCGCGAAATTCTGCGCGACGGCATGAAAACCGATGTGCCGGTTCAGGGTATCGACGAGCTGGCCGCCGCGGTCGAGCCGTTCACGCTCGAACACGCCGCGGCGCTCGCCGACGTCCCGGCGACGGAGCTGACGCGGCTGTGCGCGGCGGTGCGCGCCGCCAAATGCGTCGCGGTCGAAACCGGCACCGGCGTGACGATG
This genomic interval carries:
- a CDS encoding TetR family transcriptional regulator, whose translation is MSAGTVDSGETVDPIIGIVVELLDTEGYDAVALREVARRARVSLATIYKRFGTRDELIVAALEWWMDTNRYAKLLEPEAIAASGESLYAGLMHMLRTIFEPWEQHPQMLKSYFRARSGPGGERLIERGVDAVVPVAKAVLAQVDQSFASDLELILTGVVFGFLGRYTQGEIDVSEIVPGLERAVFWLTTAYEKGRPQG
- a CDS encoding mycofactocin-coupled SDR family oxidoreductase, which encodes MGKLDGQVAFISGVARGQGRSHAIRLARDGADIIGIDICADIPANHYPMASRKELDETIALVEQVGGKMVGTVADVRDFYQVKSAMDAGVAHFGRLDIVLANAGIAPVAFRELSIEEELAQWRAAVGVNLDGSYHVAWAAIPHLLSGNRGGSIVFTSSTAGLKGFGGVHGGGLGYAASKHGIVGLMRTLANALAPANIRVNTVHPTAVSTMMAINPAMTEFLENYPGGGPHLQNPLPVEMLEPEDISAAIAFLVSDEAKYVTGVTFPVDAGFCNKL
- a CDS encoding mycofactocin-coupled SDR family oxidoreductase, with product MNSDSGSTGRAAGKRVLITGAARGLGRSHAVRLAEEGADLVLVDICAPLGGLDYPLATEEDLAETARLVRERGRTALTYVTDVRDDDALKSVADEAVSQLGGLDAAVANAGVLTTGTWDTTTAEQWRLVTDVNLIGVWNTCAAAIPHLVERGGSLVNISSSAGIKGTPLHLPYTAAKHGIVGMSLALANELAAQNIRVNTVHPTGVATGMAPASLHQHIEARPDLVPIFLNALPAPLIEASDVSNAVLFLVSDESRYVTGLEFKVDAGVTIR
- a CDS encoding carboxymuconolactone decarboxylase family protein; protein product: METTRRERGLRQYAEVMTVEPPEGANDAFASGLIDFVFAEVWSRPTLSRRDRRFVTLACVAAADAIAPLEQHVYAALRSGDITITEMRETVLHFAVYAGWPKASRFNIVVDQQWFALMAERGQQPPPAEELLPLVTESDPEQRLLGGESSFRDINCIPFAPPRDNPYTGAGILNFVFGEMWLRPGLGMKERRLITVACVAFQDAEIPIMSHVYAALKSGDVSFEEMDELALQFAAYYGCAKADYLHQVIGEQTQRVLAESEASG